GATATTCGGCATTCGTGCAGGGCGGAGATGTGGCTCACACCTTCGCGCTTGTCAATAACGCCCTACGCATGTGCCGGGCCGGCAATAGAAGGAGATGCGGAATGCAGAGCAATTTGGACAAGACGGGCTTTCCGAAAACCAGAGACGCTCGGCCCCTTGCTTTGCCGCCATGTGAGACCAGTCTGGAATGGCTGCATCATGCCCATGGGGAGCAAATGGCGCTATGCGCCGAGCTGGAAGAGATCGCCGATTCGCTGCCGAACACTATCAACCGGCAGAAATGCATCTACGCGGCCAAGGCGCTGACCCCGCTCATCAAGGGCGTCCATCACTATGAGGAAAGCATCCTGTTTCCCTGGCTCGAAACATCGACACGCAGCGGCAGCGGCATGCACGAGACGCTGAACCGTTTGCGCTTCGAGCATTGCGAAGATGAGTGTTTTGCCGAGGAACTGACGGATGCCCTGCTCAAACTCGGCAGCGGTCGCGAAGTCAACATGGAGGCCGTGGGCTATATGCTGCGTGGCTTCTTTGAAGGGCTGCGACGCCATATCGCCTTCGAGAGAGAACACATCCTCTGCCAGATCGGCGAAACCCAACTATCCTGACGGGCAAGCTTTTGCCGTTAATCCCAACGGCGACTGCTCGGCTCTCTTCGGTCAATAAAAACCCGTCACTCCGTGAACTGCCCCGGGAAGGTTGATGTCCAACTTTCGGGGGCAGTTCATGCAGTGACGGGTTTTTGGTTTGAGCCTAAACGATCAGGCACCGATTGATCTCAGCCGCTTCTCGTCGCGTCCGCCCTTCA
The nucleotide sequence above comes from Agrobacterium vitis. Encoded proteins:
- a CDS encoding hemerythrin domain-containing protein, coding for MQSNLDKTGFPKTRDARPLALPPCETSLEWLHHAHGEQMALCAELEEIADSLPNTINRQKCIYAAKALTPLIKGVHHYEESILFPWLETSTRSGSGMHETLNRLRFEHCEDECFAEELTDALLKLGSGREVNMEAVGYMLRGFFEGLRRHIAFEREHILCQIGETQLS